GGGCGCATCCGGAGGCAGCACCTCAAGAAATATCCTCAGCGCCTCTGTTCCCCCTGTCGAAGCCCCCACTACAACAACCTTCTCGGTGGTCTGTATCATTGCCCTTGATGTCGGTTTTGCAATGACAGCGTCAGCGGTCAGTTTTGGCGTGGCCTTTAAAGGGGCTGAATGCAGGGTATTTAATTTTGCGGACGCGGCGGCTTTGACAGCGTCGCATATGAGCATCTTTGATTCCTCAAGAAACTGTTTCGCTCCCATTCTCGGTTTTTGAATAATATCGACGGCCCTGTATTCCAGCGCCTTCATGGCGGTCTCAGATCCTTTTTCAGTAAGACTGGAGCACATGACCACTGGAATAGGATGCTGGCTCATGATCTTTTGAAGAAAGGTTATGCCGTCCATGCGCGGCATTTCTACATCAAGAGTGATAACGTCCGGGACTTCGTGTTTGATCTTTTCCGCCGCAATGTACGGATCGGCGGCAGTTGCTATCACCTCAATCTGCGGGTCGGAGGAGAGGATTTCCTCCAGTGCCTGCCTGACAATGGCTGAGTCGTCAACTATGAGAACCTTTATTTTATCTTTCATATTACCCCTTAAGTTTAATTATCTGTTCCATTGGAGAGATGGTGACCCTCGTTATCTTAAATATATTTTATGCCATTTCCTCCAGAGGTAAATAAATAGTTACGGAAGTACCGCTCCCGGCAGGGGATTGGACCTCTATCCTGCCGCCATGCGCGTGAATAATAGTCTGTGAAACAGTCAGCCCGAGACCAATCCTTTTTATCGAATCCTTCGTAGTATAGAAAGGTTCAAAGATATTGCTGATCTTTTCAGGCGGGATCCCGCCTCCTGTGTCTTTAACTTCAATGCAGGCCCATCTATCATTGCGGAATACCCTTACGCGTATTTCCCCGCTTGAGTCTACAGCGTCAGCCGCGTTGTTCAATATATTTTCAACAGCAATGTTGAATTGTCCGATATTACAATAAACAACCAAGGGGCCATCCGGGAATTCCGATACAAGAGACACGGCCGGCGGCAGACTTATGCGTAAATGTTCCAGCAGCTTTTTCAATAAAGCGTTTAAATCCTCGGGGGCAGTCTGCATTGAACATCCGGCCTGGTCCATTATTAACAAGCTGCGTATAAATGAAGACATCCTGTCGATCCCCTCAAGGATTTCGGATATCATCGGAGAAATATCCTGCTGAATATATTCAAGTTTGGATTTCCCGGTCCACTTCTGAAACTCCTCCACGGCGCTGTGCAGGCCGGAAGTATCTTTGTTATTAATTATTGAAGCAATGCGGAGCGTCCTCTCCGCGCTTTCCGACAGGACGTTTGCATAACCTGAGAGTGTATTGAGATTACTGCGAATATATCCAAGCGGGTTATTCAGCTCATGCGCCACACCGGCGGTCATCTTTGCAAGGGTGAGGATTTTCTGCTTTTCGATCAGACGGCCCTGCGCATCATTCAGTTTTTGATAGGCATCCATGACCGCATCGTTAGCGTTTAAAAGGTCCTTTTTCAGGTTTGTAGTTCTTACCGCGGCATTGACCCTGGCAATCAGCTCGCCCGGTTCAAAAGGTTTTGAGATGTAATCGTCCGCGCCCATATTTAATCCAAAGGCGCGGTTCATAGTGCCGGATAAACAAGTGAACAGGATAACGGAATACAATCGTCTTTGAGAATTCACCCTGCTTAGGACTTCGAGCCCGTTCATCACGGGCATCTCGATGTCGAGCAGAACTACATCGAGATCATGTGATTCAATATACTTCAGCCCCTTTTCCCCGTCTGAAGCCGTATCAACCATATAGCCGGCCTGCTCAAGCAATTCTGTAACATAACGTGTAATTGATAGACTGTCATCCACGATCAGTACGCGGGGTTTGATCATGCCGGCTTCCTGTAAATAGTCGTTGAAACCGATACCAGCGGGACATTCATACTGTGCAGTGTCTCAGAATGTCCCAATAAAACATATCCTCCCGGTCTGAGATGACGGCAGAATTTGTTCAGTATCTTTTCCTGCGTAGGCCTGTCAAAGTAGATCAGGACGTTCCGGCAGAAAATAATATCCATCGGTTCCCGCATACCGAAATCACCGTCCAGGAAGTTCAGCCTCCGGAACTTCACCTTCTCTCTCAACTCCGGTACTATCCGTACAAGGTTTTGACTGCGGTCCCTGCCGCGAAGCAGATATTTCTTCCTTAATTCAATCGGGACAGGTGCAACGGTCTCATGATTGTAAACGGCGTTCTTCGCCTTCTCCAGCACCTTCGTTGATATGTCGGTTGCGAGTATCAAGAAATCAAATTCGCCTCTGTAGCAATGGTCCGCAAACTCGCTGAGGACCATTGCGAGCGTGTACGGCTCTTCGCCCGTGGAACATCCCGCGCTCCAGACCATGAGTTTCCTGCTTGAGCCCGCGCCTTTTTTGTTGATCAGTTCAGGCAATACAACACTGGCCAAATACTGAAAATGCTTCGGCTCACGGAAGAAGTCCGTCTTGTTGGTCGTGACCACATTTATCATATGGACCAGTTCATCCTGCATCCCTTCGGGGCTGAAAAGAAAATCGCAATATTCTCCATATGTTCTTAATCCCAGGGCGCGCAGTCTTTTGTGCAGGCGTGATTCAAGCATGACTTTCTTAACGGGAGGCATCTTGATGCCGCATTCATTATATATAAAATTACTCAAACGGCTGAAGTCATTATCGGAAAGTTTCGCTTTGAATAAGTTCAGATGCGTGCTTTCATTCATTACAGTTGTCATACAGTTTTATCCTGATAAATCTTTTCGTGACCCGGTCCACATTCATAAAAAAGGGCAGGCACGCAGGCCTGCCCTTTTTTTAGTTTTTACTCTCGACGGCTTTTGTCTGTCCGCCCGCGTTCTGCACCATGGTCAGTTCATCAATTGAGAACACCTTGTCAATATCAAGGATGATAATGAACTCCCCGTCCCTTTTACCCATTCCCTTGATGAATTCCGTGTTCAGCCTCATGCCGATCTTCGGCGCAGGCTCTATCTGCTCCGGCTCAAGCTCAAGCACCTCCTGCACTGAGTCCGCAAGGGCGCCAAGTATGGTCTTCTCTCCGTCAACCGACACCTCAACAATGATAACGCACGTATTTATCGACTTCTGCGTTTCTGTCATGCCGAATTTCAATCTTAGATCAACCACCGGCACCACGCTGCCTCTGAGGTTTATCACTCCTCTCATGAAGTCCGGCGTCTGCGGGACCTTTGTAACTTTTGTATATTCAAGCACCTCACGCACCTTCGCTATATCAAGGGCGAATATCTCATCATCCAGCTTGAAGGTCAGGTGCTGTGTGGCCTCTGTTATTTCAGCTATGCTCATTTCATCCTCCTGTAATTAGCTTTTAGCTGCAGGCTGTAAGCCGGGAAACATTTCTTCAGCTCACAGCTTATCGCTTAATGCTTATAGCTTTTTAATATTTCTCAAACTCATCATCCGAGTGGCTGTCAAGTGCAAGCACAACTCCTGCGGGCTTGGCGGCCGGGGCTGTTTTAACGGATGCTGCCTTCACTGGAAGCGGTTTCACTTTTGCAGCGGGTTTTTTCACCCTTGACGCTGTGCGATGCGTTCCGCTTTCAGTATCGGTTGTCTTAAAGAAGGCAATAGAATCCTGAAGCTGCTCTGCCTGCGACGCAAGCTCTTCCGACGTGGATGACATCTCCTCTGACGCTCCGGCATTTTGCTGGATCACTGTGTCAAGCTGCTGTATCGCCCTGTTGATCTGCTCAACTCCGGCGTTCTGCTCGTTGCTTGCCGCGCTTATCTCCTGCACGAGTTCCGCTGTCTTCTGGATATCGGGCACCAGCTTTGTCAGCATCTCTCCTGCCTTCTCCGCAACATGCGTGCTTGTGCTCGATAACTGGCTGATCTCTGCTGCCGCGGTCTGGCTCCTCTCAGCAAGCTTCCTCACTTCCGCCGCTACCACCGCAAAACCTTTGCCGTGCTCTCCCGCGCGTGCCGCTTCTATCGCCGCGTTCAGCGCAAGAAGGTTCGTCTGCCTCGCTATTTCTTCAATGATCGATATCTTCCCGGCGATCTCTTTCATCGCTGTAACTGCCTCTGATACCGCCCTGCCGCTTTCCTGCGCGTCAAGGGCTGCCTTCTCGGATATCTTTGCGGTCTGCTGTGAGTTGTCCGCGTTCTGCCTGATATTGGATGCCATCTGTTCCATCGATGATGAGGTCTCTTCAATAGATGACGCCTGTTCAGTCGCGCCCTGTGACATCTGCTCCGAGCTTGCGCTTAACTCCTGGCTCCCTGCCGCAACATTGTCCGCGGCGGCCTTAACGTCAACAACAACCATCGTTAGTTTATCAACCATGGTCTTCATGGCAGCAAGCAATTGCCCTGTCTCATCCTTGCTGGTTGCGTCAATATTGACGGACAGATCGCCTTCAGACAACTTGTTTGCTACGTGCACGCCTTCACTTATAGGCTGTGTAATACTGCGCGTTATGAAGAGGCTGATGCCTACACCCGCGACGACAGCTAATAAAGCAAGCACCGTCATGATCGTTATGACGCGGCTTGTGAAGCCTTTAATAACAGCTTCTTCCCCTTCCATGGTTTTGCTCGCAGTGTCAGCAAGTTCCTCCGCTGTAGCTTCAAGTTTATGGATCTCGGCTTTTACTTCAGTAATTGCCTTATTGCCTTCCTGGGGCGTCGTTATCTTTCCGGTCTGGACCATGCCGTAAACTTTGCTGAATCCTGATGCATATCCCGCTAAATTTTCCTTCATCTGTTTGACGGCATCTTTATCGTCCTGATGTACTGCAACTTTTTCCAGATTGTTGATTGCTTCCAGTAACTCCTCATATCTTCCTTTCCATTTGTTCAGATACTCAGCCTGTTTTTCGGGCGACCCCATATTGAGGAATATATCTTTTTCAGATCTGCGCAGGTTCAGAATATCTGCATTCGCATGTGCTGCGTTTTCAGCAATCTGTGCTTCACCCTGCAGCATGGTTATTGTTTTGTCCTCAAGAGAATTTACTCCCCAGTAACCTGACCCTCCTATTATTAACAGCAGCGCCAGGACGATGCCGAATCCCAGCATCAATCTTGTTCCGATCTTCATATCTTTTAACATTTAGTTTTCCTCCTTTTGATCTTATAAATATTATTTGATACACTCAAAACTGAAAATTGGTCCCTGCCTATAACATCACCTCCTGTTCAACATTTTGATAAAGCTTTGGGATATCAAGAATGAGAGCGACTGTCCCGTCGCCAAGTATCGTGGCCCCTGATATCCCTTCCACATTTTTATAGAATCTTCCAAGGGTCTTGATAACTGTCTGATGTTCACCTATTACATGATCGACCACAAAACCTACCCTGTGGCCGTCTATCGAAGTGATGACTATCTGTTCGATCTCGGGCGCGCTGCCGTTTACGGCGAACTGTTCCCTGAGACTTATGTACGGGATTATTTCTCCCCTGACATTGGCTATCTGTCTGCCGTGCGCCCTTGCCACATCCTGCCGGGTCAGTTCAATGCACTCTTCCACAGAAGAGAGCGGCAGCACAAAATGCTCTTCGTCGATATTCACCAGCAACCCTTCTATGATCGCCAGTGTCAGCGGGATTTTCAGAGTTATTGTTGTCCCGGTCCCCTTCCGGCTGCTTATGTCTATTGAGCCTCTCAGGTTTTCAATGGCCCTCTTTACTACGTCCATCCCCACACCCCGCCCTGATACATTGGTTATGGCCTTTGCCGTTGAAAAACCAGGCGCGAGGACCAGAGAAAAGATCTCCTTCTCAGTCAGTTCAGCATCAGGCGCTATCATCCCTCTTTCAACCGCCTTTGCACGGATTACTTCAGGGTCAAGCCCTGCGCCGTCATCTATTATTTCAATTAATACATACGCGCCCGAATGTCTGGCTGAAAGCTGCAGCATCCCCTGGACCGGCTTTCCCGCAGCGCTCCGCATCTCCGGTTTTTCAATGCCGTGGTCAATGCTGTTTCTTATCAGATGCACGAGCGGGTCGTTGAGTCTCTCGATCACGGTCTTGTCGATCTCGGTTTCAGCCCCTTCAACGAGCATCTCTACTTCTTTTCCGGTTTCCATTGAGAGGTCGCGGACAAGGCGTTTGAACTTGCTGAACAGCGTACCGATAGGCACAAGACGTACGCTCATGGTGTTGTCCCGCAGCTCGCCGGTAAGCCGTTCAACTTCTTCTGCTATTAAAATGAGTTCAGGATCGCTTTTGAATGCGGCAGTCTGTGTAAGTCTCGCCTGGACTGTCACCAGCTCACCGACTAAATCAACAAGCCGGTCAAGCTTGTCGGAAGATACCCGTATGCTTGAGGCCGCTTCTGTCTGCTGACTGCTTTGCTTCGGTTCTTTTACTTCTTTGACCTCTCTCATATGCTGCTGTTCAAGGAGGGCAGCTTCAACCTTGCGGGAGTCAAGTACTTTTGACGCAACAAGCATCTCGCCTACGCGTTTCTGCTGTCCGAGCACCTTCTGCAGGTCTTCATTTGTAATGAACCCACGTTCAATGAGGATCTCGCCTATTTTCTTGTTGCCCACTTCTTCCTCGAACCTGCCGGTATCGTCAATAATGTCGATGGTCAGTCTACAGTCATCTTCGATGAAAATAAAAACGTCCTTTACGGCATTAAGTCCCTTGTCCGTCGTAAGGATAATGTCCCAGTATGTATAACATGACTCGGGGTCAATAGCGTTCAGCGGCGGGATTGCGTCTGTATATGCAAGACACTTACAGTTTCCCAGTGAGCGAAGTTCATTAATTAATAGTACCGGGTTTGTCCCTTTTAGAAATATGTCCCGGTCCGGACGGAACTGTATCCGGCAGGTTATGATGTTCCCATCTGTTTTTTGCGTCGCACTGCTGCCTTTTGATGCGGCGGGGTCCCCTTTTTTTTCTGTGCTGCCCGGGACAAGTTTTTTTAATCCGGTTAGAATCTCTTTACCATGAGATTCATCGGTATTATCAGGAGCGTCAAGCAGGGTCCTGATATAATCACGGGCTGACAGGGTCAGATCTATCAGATGTTTGGTAACGGTCACCCCGCCGTTTCTTACAAGGTCAAAAACGGTCTCTACATCATGAGTGAACGCGGCGATTTTATCAAAACCGAACATTGCCCCTGAACCCTTGATGGTGTGGAGGGCACGGAAGGCCCGGCTTACCAGTTCCTTGTCATCAGGCCTTTCTTCCAGTTCGAGCAGAGATGATTCGAGTTCTGCAAGCAGTTCACTTGCCTCTTCCAGATATGCTTCCTTATGTTTATCCATGGTTGACATCCGCTATATCCCCTTCCAGAGACAGCTCTTTTCCGACTCAATTGAACAACCAAAATTCCGGGAGTATCCTGTTTCCTTCACTACCTTTTTAAATATCTCCGGATAGCCGGGTGTCAGCGCAAAAGATTTTTTTGAAATCAACGAGGTCCTGTGAGCAGAGCAGAGGAGCTGAAGGCAGGCGAGGTCCGCGCTTTCAACATTTTTCAGATCAACGAACACGCTCTCGGCGCCCTCAAAAGATCTTGCCAGCGCATCCTTAAGCGCTGCAGCGCATTCTATAGTCATCTCGCCGCTGATGATGAGCGCC
The Nitrospirota bacterium DNA segment above includes these coding regions:
- a CDS encoding chemotaxis protein CheA, with the translated sequence MDKHKEAYLEEASELLAELESSLLELEERPDDKELVSRAFRALHTIKGSGAMFGFDKIAAFTHDVETVFDLVRNGGVTVTKHLIDLTLSARDYIRTLLDAPDNTDESHGKEILTGLKKLVPGSTEKKGDPAASKGSSATQKTDGNIITCRIQFRPDRDIFLKGTNPVLLINELRSLGNCKCLAYTDAIPPLNAIDPESCYTYWDIILTTDKGLNAVKDVFIFIEDDCRLTIDIIDDTGRFEEEVGNKKIGEILIERGFITNEDLQKVLGQQKRVGEMLVASKVLDSRKVEAALLEQQHMREVKEVKEPKQSSQQTEAASSIRVSSDKLDRLVDLVGELVTVQARLTQTAAFKSDPELILIAEEVERLTGELRDNTMSVRLVPIGTLFSKFKRLVRDLSMETGKEVEMLVEGAETEIDKTVIERLNDPLVHLIRNSIDHGIEKPEMRSAAGKPVQGMLQLSARHSGAYVLIEIIDDGAGLDPEVIRAKAVERGMIAPDAELTEKEIFSLVLAPGFSTAKAITNVSGRGVGMDVVKRAIENLRGSIDISSRKGTGTTITLKIPLTLAIIEGLLVNIDEEHFVLPLSSVEECIELTRQDVARAHGRQIANVRGEIIPYISLREQFAVNGSAPEIEQIVITSIDGHRVGFVVDHVIGEHQTVIKTLGRFYKNVEGISGATILGDGTVALILDIPKLYQNVEQEVML
- a CDS encoding MCP four helix bundle domain-containing protein; translation: MLKDMKIGTRLMLGFGIVLALLLIIGGSGYWGVNSLEDKTITMLQGEAQIAENAAHANADILNLRRSEKDIFLNMGSPEKQAEYLNKWKGRYEELLEAINNLEKVAVHQDDKDAVKQMKENLAGYASGFSKVYGMVQTGKITTPQEGNKAITEVKAEIHKLEATAEELADTASKTMEGEEAVIKGFTSRVITIMTVLALLAVVAGVGISLFITRSITQPISEGVHVANKLSEGDLSVNIDATSKDETGQLLAAMKTMVDKLTMVVVDVKAAADNVAAGSQELSASSEQMSQGATEQASSIEETSSSMEQMASNIRQNADNSQQTAKISEKAALDAQESGRAVSEAVTAMKEIAGKISIIEEIARQTNLLALNAAIEAARAGEHGKGFAVVAAEVRKLAERSQTAAAEISQLSSTSTHVAEKAGEMLTKLVPDIQKTAELVQEISAASNEQNAGVEQINRAIQQLDTVIQQNAGASEEMSSTSEELASQAEQLQDSIAFFKTTDTESGTHRTASRVKKPAAKVKPLPVKAASVKTAPAAKPAGVVLALDSHSDDEFEKY
- a CDS encoding chemotaxis protein CheW, with the protein product MSIAEITEATQHLTFKLDDEIFALDIAKVREVLEYTKVTKVPQTPDFMRGVINLRGSVVPVVDLRLKFGMTETQKSINTCVIIVEVSVDGEKTILGALADSVQEVLELEPEQIEPAPKIGMRLNTEFIKGMGKRDGEFIIILDIDKVFSIDELTMVQNAGGQTKAVESKN
- a CDS encoding hybrid sensor histidine kinase/response regulator; amino-acid sequence: MIKPRVLIVDDSLSITRYVTELLEQAGYMVDTASDGEKGLKYIESHDLDVVLLDIEMPVMNGLEVLSRVNSQRRLYSVILFTCLSGTMNRAFGLNMGADDYISKPFEPGELIARVNAAVRTTNLKKDLLNANDAVMDAYQKLNDAQGRLIEKQKILTLAKMTAGVAHELNNPLGYIRSNLNTLSGYANVLSESAERTLRIASIINNKDTSGLHSAVEEFQKWTGKSKLEYIQQDISPMISEILEGIDRMSSFIRSLLIMDQAGCSMQTAPEDLNALLKKLLEHLRISLPPAVSLVSEFPDGPLVVYCNIGQFNIAVENILNNAADAVDSSGEIRVRVFRNDRWACIEVKDTGGGIPPEKISNIFEPFYTTKDSIKRIGLGLTVSQTIIHAHGGRIEVQSPAGSGTSVTIYLPLEEMA
- a CDS encoding protein-glutamate O-methyltransferase → MNESTHLNLFKAKLSDNDFSRLSNFIYNECGIKMPPVKKVMLESRLHKRLRALGLRTYGEYCDFLFSPEGMQDELVHMINVVTTNKTDFFREPKHFQYLASVVLPELINKKGAGSSRKLMVWSAGCSTGEEPYTLAMVLSEFADHCYRGEFDFLILATDISTKVLEKAKNAVYNHETVAPVPIELRKKYLLRGRDRSQNLVRIVPELREKVKFRRLNFLDGDFGMREPMDIIFCRNVLIYFDRPTQEKILNKFCRHLRPGGYVLLGHSETLHSMNVPLVSVSTTIYRKPA
- a CDS encoding STAS domain-containing protein, translated to MADIKIEQRGKNTALIISGEMTIECAAALKDALARSFEGAESVFVDLKNVESADLACLQLLCSAHRTSLISKKSFALTPGYPEIFKKVVKETGYSRNFGCSIESEKSCLWKGI
- a CDS encoding chemotaxis response regulator protein-glutamate methylesterase, which gives rise to MKDKIKVLIVDDSAIVRQALEEILSSDPQIEVIATAADPYIAAEKIKHEVPDVITLDVEMPRMDGITFLQKIMSQHPIPVVMCSSLTEKGSETAMKALEYRAVDIIQKPRMGAKQFLEESKMLICDAVKAAASAKLNTLHSAPLKATPKLTADAVIAKPTSRAMIQTTEKVVVVGASTGGTEALRIFLEVLPPDAPGVVIVQHMPENFTAAFARRLDGLCRVTVKEAEDNDTVIRGRALIAPGNRHTLLKRSGARYYVEIKDGPLVSRHRPSVDVLFRSAARYAGKNAVGVIMTGMGDDGARGMLEMKEAGAYNFAQDENTSVVFGMPHEAIKRGGVDKVLPLEKIAPDVIRICSLQK